One Polaribacter sp. SA4-12 genomic window carries:
- a CDS encoding DMT family transporter, producing the protein MQESKLKNYLLLHLIVFIWGFTAILGALISLDAVPLVWYRMSLAVIFIVLYFIIKKKSFKVDARGILKFFVTGVIIALHWIFFFKAIKVSNVSVALVTMSTGAFFVSLIEPIFFRRRIKPLEIILGLIVIFGLYIIFNFESQYKLGIIYALISSFLSALFSVFNGLFIKKYSGGVISLYQLFFGVLFISIYLLFTNGFTISFFEVVKLDWLYLVILSSVCTAYAFIASVNVMKYISPYTVMLTINLEPIYAIILALFIFGEKEKMNPEFYFGAFIVLFVVLLNGIIKNKTLIKNKIKEKTVRKK; encoded by the coding sequence ATGCAAGAAAGTAAACTCAAAAATTATTTACTATTACATTTAATCGTTTTTATTTGGGGGTTTACTGCTATTTTAGGCGCCTTAATAAGTTTAGATGCTGTTCCATTAGTTTGGTACAGAATGTCTTTAGCTGTTATTTTTATAGTACTGTATTTTATTATAAAAAAGAAATCATTTAAAGTTGATGCCAGAGGAATTCTTAAGTTTTTTGTTACTGGAGTAATCATTGCACTACATTGGATTTTCTTTTTTAAAGCGATAAAAGTCTCTAACGTTTCAGTTGCTTTAGTCACGATGAGTACAGGAGCTTTTTTTGTATCCTTAATAGAACCTATTTTTTTTAGAAGAAGAATTAAACCTTTAGAGATTATATTGGGTTTAATTGTGATTTTTGGTTTGTATATAATTTTTAATTTTGAAAGTCAATATAAATTAGGAATTATCTATGCGTTAATTTCATCATTCTTAAGTGCTTTATTTTCAGTTTTTAATGGTCTTTTTATTAAGAAATATTCTGGAGGTGTAATATCACTTTATCAGTTGTTTTTTGGAGTCCTTTTTATCTCAATTTACCTGCTGTTTACCAATGGTTTTACGATATCATTCTTTGAAGTTGTAAAGTTAGATTGGTTATATCTTGTTATTTTAAGTAGTGTTTGTACAGCTTATGCTTTTATTGCTTCTGTTAATGTGATGAAATATATATCGCCATATACAGTAATGTTAACCATAAATTTAGAACCTATTTATGCCATTATTTTGGCGTTGTTTATTTTTGGAGAGAAAGAAAAAATGAATCCAGAATTTTATTTTGGCGCTTTTATAGTATTGTTTGTCGTTTTACTAAACGGTATTATTAAGAATAAAACGCTTATAAAAAATAAAATTAAAGAAAAAACTGTTAGAAAAAAGTAA
- a CDS encoding LptF/LptG family permease, with the protein MKIIDWYILKRFLVTFLFTLLILIPIAIAIDISEKIDNFLEHVDLGFYQIVDEYYKNFIIYYANTFMPLALFIAVILFTSKLSNNTEIIAITNAKVSFTRFLYPYFIGATLITIISLGMNHFVVPMSSKERKQFEKEYISSARQKNELKRVTDFSLQLTDSTYIFIRSFNTETKSGYDFTSELYDGIQLKSKLVANRISYNDKDSTFKLSTWKLRKIYKDRDSIFSGTKIDTVFSFTPRDLIYKSALAQEMPSGELSEFIEISKKRGIKNLNAYLVELHKRTSLPVASYILTIIAVALGFRKRRGGTGVNLAIGIGIMFVYVFLMKISEVLGAVAGVNSLLYVWMPNLFFGCLAIYLYLNARK; encoded by the coding sequence GTGAAGATAATTGATTGGTACATATTAAAACGATTTTTGGTAACTTTTTTGTTTACCCTATTAATCTTGATTCCTATTGCCATTGCTATAGATATATCAGAGAAAATAGATAATTTTCTGGAGCATGTAGATTTAGGGTTTTATCAAATTGTAGATGAATATTACAAGAATTTCATTATCTATTATGCCAATACTTTTATGCCTTTGGCATTATTTATTGCTGTAATTTTATTTACATCTAAACTTTCTAACAATACAGAAATTATTGCAATTACAAATGCAAAAGTTTCTTTTACACGATTTTTGTATCCTTATTTTATAGGAGCTACTTTAATAACAATTATTTCTTTAGGGATGAACCATTTTGTGGTGCCTATGAGTAGTAAGGAAAGAAAGCAGTTTGAAAAAGAATACATTAGTAGCGCTAGACAAAAAAATGAATTAAAAAGAGTTACCGATTTTAGTTTACAATTAACAGATAGTACTTACATTTTTATAAGAAGTTTTAATACAGAAACGAAATCTGGTTATGATTTTACGTCAGAACTTTATGATGGCATACAATTAAAATCAAAACTAGTTGCTAACAGAATAAGTTATAACGACAAAGACTCTACATTTAAGCTTTCTACTTGGAAACTACGAAAAATTTATAAGGATAGAGATAGTATCTTTTCTGGAACAAAAATCGATACCGTTTTTAGCTTTACACCTAGAGATTTAATATATAAATCTGCGTTAGCACAAGAAATGCCTTCAGGTGAGTTAAGTGAATTTATAGAGATCTCTAAAAAGAGAGGTATTAAAAACTTAAATGCCTATTTGGTAGAACTTCATAAAAGAACAAGTTTACCAGTAGCTTCTTATATCTTAACAATTATTGCAGTTGCTTTAGGTTTTAGAAAAAGAAGAGGAGGTACAGGAGTTAATTTAGCCATTGGTATTGGTATCATGTTTGTCTATGTTTTCTTAATGAAAATATCAGAAGTTTTAGGAGCAGTTGCAGGTGTAAACTCTCTATTATATGTATGGATGCCAAACCTGTTTTTTGGTTGTCTGGCTATTTATTTATACTTAAATGCAAGAAAGTAA
- the tgt gene encoding tRNA guanosine(34) transglycosylase Tgt, with translation MKFDLKITDPKSKARAGSITTDHGVIETPIFMPVGTVGTVKGVHQTELKDEIKPDIILGNTYHLFLRPGLKILEKAGGLHKFMNWDSNVLTDSGGYQVYSLSGRRKINEEGVKFKSHIDGSMHHFTPENVMETQRTIGADIIMAFDECTPYPCDYNYAKRSMHMTHRWLDRCITHLDKVPFKYGFEQTFMPIVQGSTYKDLRRQSAEYIANSGQQANAIGGLSVGEPAEEMYAMTEVVTEILPEDKPRYLMGVGTPINILENIALGIDMFDCVMPTRNARNGMLFTAHGSINIKNKKWEDDFSPIDDMDITWVDTMYSKAYLRHLFAAKEMLGKQIASIHNLGFYVWLTREARKHILAGDFREWKDKMVKQMDKRL, from the coding sequence ATGAAATTCGACTTAAAAATTACCGACCCAAAAAGCAAGGCAAGAGCAGGATCAATAACTACAGATCATGGAGTTATTGAAACCCCAATTTTTATGCCCGTGGGAACTGTTGGAACCGTAAAAGGAGTGCATCAAACAGAGCTAAAAGACGAAATAAAACCAGATATTATTTTAGGAAATACATATCATTTATTTTTACGTCCAGGTTTAAAAATTCTAGAAAAAGCGGGTGGTTTACACAAGTTTATGAATTGGGATAGTAACGTTCTTACAGATTCTGGAGGTTACCAAGTATATTCTTTATCAGGAAGAAGAAAAATTAACGAAGAAGGTGTAAAGTTTAAAAGTCATATAGATGGTTCTATGCATCATTTTACGCCAGAAAACGTAATGGAAACTCAGCGCACAATTGGTGCTGATATTATTATGGCTTTTGATGAATGTACACCTTATCCTTGTGATTACAATTATGCAAAGCGTTCTATGCACATGACACATAGATGGCTAGATAGATGTATAACTCATTTAGATAAAGTACCCTTTAAATATGGTTTTGAGCAAACATTTATGCCAATTGTACAAGGAAGTACATATAAAGATTTACGAAGACAATCTGCAGAATATATAGCAAATTCTGGTCAACAAGCAAATGCAATTGGAGGTCTTTCAGTTGGTGAGCCAGCAGAAGAAATGTATGCAATGACAGAAGTTGTTACAGAAATTTTACCAGAAGACAAGCCACGTTATTTAATGGGAGTTGGTACGCCAATTAACATTTTAGAAAACATTGCATTGGGTATAGATATGTTCGATTGTGTAATGCCAACAAGAAATGCAAGAAACGGAATGTTGTTTACTGCACATGGTTCTATCAACATTAAAAATAAAAAATGGGAAGATGATTTTTCTCCAATTGACGATATGGATATTACTTGGGTAGATACTATGTACTCAAAAGCATATTTACGTCATTTATTTGCAGCGAAAGAAATGTTAGGAAAACAAATTGCCTCTATTCATAACCTTGGTTTTTACGTTTGGTTAACAAGAGAAGCAAGAAAACATATTTTAGCTGGAGATTTTAGAGAATGGAAAGATAAAATGGTAAAACAAATGGATAAAAGACTTTAA
- the rluF gene encoding 23S rRNA pseudouridine(2604) synthase RluF, whose protein sequence is MDNTNQKSTNLNKYISSSGVCSRREAEKYIKEGRITINGKPTQLGNRVGKKDVVKFDGRLVTPKDVTLYIALNKPVGIVSTTDDREPNNIVQHVNYPERLFPIGRLDKPSEGLIFLTNDGDIVNKILRAGNNHEKEYIVSVDKSITDDFIESMGSGIPILGTMTKKCLVEKISDKIFKIVLTQGLNRQIRRMCEYLDYEVTKLKRTRIMNVELGYLQSGDWRELTDEEMKEINTMISSSSKTEEASVVKEKPKQAKPKRKQAPTKNDFNKKSASFRKSSPKTKRNAIASSKKKRW, encoded by the coding sequence TTGGACAATACAAATCAAAAATCTACAAACCTTAATAAATATATAAGTTCTTCAGGTGTATGCTCTCGTAGAGAAGCAGAAAAATATATTAAAGAAGGCAGAATTACTATAAATGGTAAACCAACTCAATTAGGTAATAGAGTTGGTAAAAAAGATGTTGTAAAGTTCGATGGTCGTCTTGTAACACCAAAAGACGTAACACTATACATTGCTTTAAATAAGCCAGTTGGCATTGTTTCTACAACAGACGATAGAGAACCAAACAATATTGTGCAGCATGTAAATTACCCAGAAAGACTGTTTCCAATTGGACGTTTAGACAAACCATCAGAAGGATTAATTTTCTTAACAAACGATGGCGATATTGTCAATAAAATTCTACGTGCAGGAAATAATCACGAAAAAGAATACATTGTTTCTGTAGATAAATCTATTACAGACGATTTTATCGAAAGTATGGGAAGTGGAATTCCTATTTTGGGAACCATGACTAAAAAATGTTTGGTAGAAAAAATAAGCGATAAAATCTTTAAAATCGTTCTTACACAAGGTTTAAACCGTCAAATTCGTAGAATGTGCGAATACTTAGATTACGAAGTAACTAAGTTAAAACGTACAAGAATTATGAACGTAGAGCTTGGTTATTTACAATCAGGTGATTGGCGAGAATTAACAGATGAAGAAATGAAAGAAATTAATACCATGATTTCTAGTTCATCAAAAACCGAAGAAGCATCTGTAGTTAAAGAGAAGCCAAAACAAGCAAAACCAAAGAGAAAACAAGCACCTACTAAAAACGATTTCAATAAAAAAAGTGCCTCTTTTAGAAAATCATCACCAAAAACTAAAAGAAACGCTATAGCTTCATCCAAAAAGAAACGTTGGTAA
- a CDS encoding DUF4270 family protein, translating to MRYLIIGFISFVFLASCTTDDTTYEVGSDFIDNNIQVRVIDTFSIKTGTIKLDSLLTSSTNRILLGSVIDENFGHLSSKSYLQLITSSFTIDSDAVYDSIGMILNYDNYYYGDTTKIQTYKLHRITETFEPEEGTDFYNTSSLEYSTGVLGEISFTPKPNKATDSLFIKMDDVLGEDIFNKIVDNDINTSDDFLQYFKGLAIVADTSESNHVLGFNTQTTASASGNSSMRLYYTIEDDDSEDNSYYVDFVISSAAQQFNEIDTDLSNTTLGDFVDGEEIKLSETTDNLIFTQAGTGISMRIEIPSIKKLSELSENSTTLSATLTFNPLKGSYNDDNPLPESLIVYVIDHKNRIINQLSDIDGNTVYALLNEDTDEFDDNTYYTVDLSGFVEEILYTETNLNYALMVQYSDFSNRVNTLVIENDATTNNEVKLSVKHLNY from the coding sequence ATGAGGTATTTAATTATTGGTTTTATAAGTTTTGTTTTTCTAGCATCTTGTACTACAGACGATACAACTTATGAAGTTGGAAGTGATTTTATAGATAATAATATTCAAGTGAGAGTTATAGATACTTTCTCTATTAAAACAGGTACTATTAAGTTAGATTCTTTATTAACATCAAGTACAAATAGAATTCTATTAGGAAGTGTAATCGATGAGAACTTTGGTCATTTATCATCAAAATCTTATTTGCAATTAATTACATCTAGTTTTACAATAGACTCAGACGCTGTGTATGATTCTATTGGTATGATTTTAAATTATGACAATTACTATTATGGAGATACTACTAAAATACAAACCTATAAACTTCATAGAATAACCGAAACTTTTGAGCCAGAAGAAGGAACTGATTTTTACAATACATCTTCATTAGAATACAGTACTGGTGTTTTAGGAGAAATATCATTTACACCAAAACCAAATAAGGCAACAGATTCTCTTTTTATTAAAATGGATGATGTTTTAGGTGAAGATATATTCAATAAAATTGTAGACAATGATATTAATACTTCAGATGATTTTTTACAGTATTTTAAAGGATTAGCTATTGTTGCAGATACTTCAGAAAGCAACCATGTTTTAGGTTTTAATACACAAACAACTGCAAGTGCATCTGGTAACTCTAGCATGAGATTGTACTATACAATAGAAGATGATGATAGTGAAGACAATAGTTATTATGTAGATTTTGTAATTTCTAGTGCTGCACAACAATTTAATGAAATTGATACAGATTTATCTAATACTACTTTAGGTGATTTTGTAGACGGAGAAGAAATTAAATTAAGTGAAACAACAGACAATTTAATATTTACCCAAGCAGGAACAGGAATTTCAATGAGAATAGAAATTCCGTCAATAAAAAAGCTTTCAGAGCTATCCGAAAATTCAACAACTTTAAGTGCAACGTTAACTTTTAATCCTTTAAAAGGAAGTTATAATGATGATAATCCTTTACCAGAATCATTGATTGTTTATGTTATAGATCATAAAAATAGAATTATAAACCAACTGAGTGATATTGATGGTAATACTGTGTACGCATTGTTAAATGAAGATACTGATGAGTTTGATGATAACACATATTACACAGTAGATTTAAGTGGGTTTGTAGAAGAAATTTTATATACAGAAACCAACCTAAATTATGCATTAATGGTTCAATATTCAGACTTTAGTAACAGGGTAAATACGTTGGTTATTGAAAATGATGCAACTACAAATAACGAAGTGAAATTATCAGTAAAACATTTAAACTATTAA
- a CDS encoding Kelch repeat-containing protein has product MRKTNFIQKSKILFLATLIMSLFFASCTSDDDDDDEYGNWVESSTFDGNSRANSVSFTIGTKGYLVTGYDGDDYLADTWEYNSDGDYWVQKASFPGVARSSAVGFSINGKGYLGTGYDGDNELNDFWEYDPTTDSWEQKADFGGTARYGAIGFSIGNDGYIGTGYDGSEQKDFWKYDVATNTWEQSVGFGGEKRQNASVFTIDDVAYIGLGIHNGGYEEDFYSFNGSSWTRLTDLDDDDDDDDDFEIQLSSGVAFSLNGMGYVTTGIAGSITTESWSYDPSTDTWDELPAFEGSARQNASAFTFTDKAFVLMGRSGSYYFDDVWEFRPDELENEDD; this is encoded by the coding sequence ATGAGAAAAACAAATTTTATACAAAAGAGCAAAATTCTCTTTTTAGCAACATTAATAATGTCTCTATTCTTTGCTAGTTGTACTAGTGATGACGATGATGACGATGAATATGGAAACTGGGTTGAAAGCTCAACTTTTGATGGAAATTCAAGAGCAAACTCTGTAAGTTTTACCATTGGTACAAAAGGATATTTAGTTACTGGTTATGATGGTGATGATTATTTAGCTGATACTTGGGAATATAATTCTGATGGAGATTACTGGGTACAAAAAGCTTCTTTTCCTGGAGTTGCAAGAAGTAGTGCCGTTGGTTTTTCTATAAACGGAAAAGGTTATTTAGGAACTGGTTATGATGGAGATAATGAATTAAATGATTTCTGGGAATATGACCCAACAACGGATTCTTGGGAACAAAAAGCCGATTTTGGTGGAACTGCAAGATATGGTGCCATCGGTTTTTCTATTGGTAATGATGGATATATTGGAACGGGTTATGATGGTAGTGAACAAAAAGATTTTTGGAAATACGATGTTGCAACCAATACTTGGGAACAATCTGTAGGTTTTGGTGGAGAAAAACGCCAAAATGCTTCTGTTTTCACTATTGATGACGTTGCCTATATTGGTTTAGGTATTCATAATGGTGGTTACGAAGAAGATTTTTATTCTTTTAATGGTTCTAGCTGGACAAGGTTAACCGATTTAGATGATGATGACGACGATGATGATGATTTTGAGATACAGCTAAGTAGTGGAGTTGCATTTTCTTTAAACGGAATGGGTTACGTAACAACAGGAATTGCTGGTTCTATTACAACAGAAAGTTGGTCTTATGATCCATCTACAGATACTTGGGATGAATTACCTGCATTTGAAGGTTCTGCAAGACAAAATGCATCTGCTTTTACTTTTACTGATAAAGCTTTTGTTTTAATGGGAAGAAGTGGTAGTTATTATTTTGATGATGTTTGGGAATTTAGACCAGATGAATTAGAGAATGAAGATGATTAA
- a CDS encoding sensor histidine kinase: MSTLLKKSNTTIIVHIVMWAFFLAITAIQSNFRFNTIHNEFYFLNIIFIAVFYLNYAFLIPKFLLNKKIILYIVISLALIFIFIFILETVLKPKIRPRLLDEMLNNPKQFRENNINLNPPILLLLFFALSTCVKLVSEWYRSEKERTIAASQKINSELSFLKAQLNPHFLFNTLNSIYSLANKKSDDTTVAIVTLSELMRYMIYEANEEYISLEKEIEYIKNYISLQLLRLKDSSGVKINVHGDLNYKIEPLLLISFIENAFKYGTDYKGKTDIQIKISTTNNELHLEVYNVSSLQNAIKRNSGIGLENIQNRLNLLYPNSHNLEITSDKKSFEVNLKIKLKK, encoded by the coding sequence TTGAGTACTCTTTTAAAAAAATCAAACACAACCATTATTGTTCATATTGTAATGTGGGCATTCTTTTTAGCAATTACTGCTATTCAGTCAAATTTTAGGTTTAATACAATTCATAATGAGTTTTACTTTTTAAATATCATTTTTATTGCTGTCTTTTATTTGAATTATGCTTTTCTAATTCCTAAGTTTTTACTGAATAAAAAAATCATTCTTTATATCGTTATTTCTTTAGCTTTAATCTTCATTTTTATTTTTATATTAGAAACAGTATTAAAACCTAAAATAAGACCTCGTTTATTAGATGAAATGTTAAACAATCCTAAACAATTTAGGGAAAACAACATCAATTTAAACCCTCCTATTTTACTGCTATTATTCTTTGCTTTAAGTACTTGTGTTAAATTAGTTTCAGAATGGTATCGATCTGAAAAAGAAAGAACAATTGCTGCTTCTCAAAAAATAAACTCTGAATTATCTTTTTTAAAAGCTCAATTAAATCCGCATTTTTTATTCAATACATTGAATAGTATTTATTCTTTAGCAAATAAAAAATCTGATGATACTACTGTTGCTATCGTTACACTTTCTGAGTTAATGCGCTATATGATTTACGAAGCAAATGAAGAGTATATTTCCTTAGAGAAAGAGATAGAATATATAAAAAACTATATCTCTTTACAGTTGTTACGATTAAAAGATTCTAGTGGCGTAAAAATAAATGTTCACGGAGATTTAAATTATAAAATAGAGCCTTTATTACTTATTTCTTTTATTGAAAATGCCTTTAAATATGGAACTGATTATAAAGGAAAAACAGATATTCAGATAAAAATATCTACGACTAATAATGAATTACATTTAGAGGTTTATAATGTTTCTTCCTTACAAAACGCCATCAAAAGAAATTCTGGTATCGGTTTAGAAAACATACAAAACAGACTGAATTTATTATACCCGAATTCTCACAATTTAGAAATTACAAGTGATAAAAAATCATTTGAAGTCAATTTAAAAATCAAATTAAAAAAATAG